The Frondihabitans australicus genome includes a region encoding these proteins:
- a CDS encoding Gfo/Idh/MocA family protein — translation MPTLTFPDADVFRAGGGEPALRWGLVSPGWIAGEFVRNVHAHTFQRFTAVASRSQDRAEAFAREHSLAAAYASVEELAADRAVDVVYIASPPSEHLPQALVAIAAGKHVMIEKPLTSTAAEAQTLADAARAAGVLLMEAMWSRYLPQASVTRALLADGALGDVHAVMADHGQAISPAPAHRLSQPALGGGALLDLAIYPVQFASMVLGTPTSVTAVGALAASGVDESAALVLRYGGADAAGESGAWSTLNTSMTTRLPNRAVIAGADAHLEFAPYFYNPTTLTLGSNDHGAETATWVDAEGLVGFEALSYEATALARYVGEGRGESPLHTLDETVAILATIDAARQQLEAAAGVAPWSSVGQAR, via the coding sequence GTGCCCACCCTCACCTTCCCCGACGCCGACGTCTTCCGCGCGGGCGGCGGCGAGCCCGCCCTGCGCTGGGGCCTCGTCTCTCCGGGCTGGATCGCGGGGGAGTTCGTCCGCAACGTCCACGCGCACACCTTCCAGCGCTTCACCGCGGTGGCCTCCAGGTCGCAGGATCGCGCGGAAGCCTTCGCCCGCGAGCACTCCCTGGCCGCCGCCTACGCCTCGGTCGAGGAACTCGCGGCCGACCGTGCGGTGGACGTCGTCTACATCGCCTCGCCCCCGAGCGAGCACCTGCCCCAGGCGCTCGTCGCGATCGCCGCGGGCAAGCACGTGATGATCGAGAAGCCGCTCACGTCGACCGCCGCCGAGGCGCAGACGCTCGCCGACGCCGCCCGGGCGGCGGGAGTGCTGCTCATGGAGGCGATGTGGTCGCGGTACCTGCCGCAGGCGAGCGTGACGCGCGCACTGCTGGCCGACGGGGCGCTCGGCGACGTGCACGCGGTGATGGCCGACCACGGGCAGGCGATCTCGCCTGCTCCTGCGCACCGGCTGTCGCAGCCCGCGCTCGGTGGCGGGGCCCTGCTCGACCTCGCCATCTACCCGGTGCAGTTCGCGTCGATGGTGCTCGGCACGCCGACGAGCGTCACGGCGGTCGGCGCGCTCGCGGCGTCGGGCGTGGACGAGTCGGCGGCGCTCGTGCTGCGGTACGGCGGGGCTGACGCTGCGGGGGAGTCCGGCGCGTGGTCGACGCTCAACACCTCGATGACGACCAGGCTGCCCAACCGGGCAGTGATCGCAGGAGCAGACGCCCACCTCGAGTTCGCCCCCTACTTCTACAACCCGACCACGCTCACCCTCGGCAGCAACGACCACGGCGCCGAGACCGCGACCTGGGTCGACGCCGAGGGCCTCGTCGGCTTCGAGGCGCTGTCGTACGAGGCCACCGCCCTGGCGCGCTACGTCGGCGAGGGCCGTGGAGAGTCGCCGCTGCACACCCTCGACGAGACGGTGGCGATCCTCGCGACGATCGACGCGGCGAGGCAGCAGCTCGAGGCGGCGGCGGGCGTCGCGCCGTGGTCGTCGGTCGGTCAGGCCCGGTAG
- a CDS encoding LacI family DNA-binding transcriptional regulator, producing MTPADDSATSAAAQRAAASPASPAGATSPAGAPPDAGASAHADASRPPTMSDVARHAGVSRQLVSMVMRGLPGPSEASAQAVRASARALDFRPNASARLLRQKRTRLIGFMVQTRNVFELRVVERMLERAAEEGFHVVLGPVSATRTTDVVVSELLEQRVEALCCYNPDPESLALHRALETMPVVWLGERSSDPRADVVRTDDDTGLRLLVEHLVALGHTEIAYAGGLDGTVGPDRADTYRRAMSSAGRADSIDVIEVGFGEEDGAEAARRILRRDHLPTAVIGSSDQCGAGVRAVLAQHGVEVPGDVSVTGYDDSDVASISYNSLTSVRQDVELTVDATLSAVLRRLGDPSLAPRETPTRATLVVRSSTGPARS from the coding sequence GTGACGCCAGCAGACGACAGCGCGACGAGCGCAGCCGCGCAGCGCGCCGCGGCCAGCCCGGCCAGCCCGGCCGGCGCGACGAGCCCGGCCGGCGCGCCGCCCGACGCAGGCGCGAGCGCGCACGCAGACGCCTCCCGCCCGCCGACGATGAGCGACGTCGCCCGCCACGCGGGGGTCTCCCGCCAGCTGGTGTCGATGGTGATGCGGGGTCTGCCCGGGCCGAGCGAGGCGTCCGCGCAGGCCGTGAGGGCGTCAGCGAGGGCCCTGGACTTCAGGCCGAATGCGTCTGCCCGGCTCCTGCGGCAGAAGCGCACCCGCCTGATCGGGTTCATGGTGCAGACCCGGAACGTGTTCGAGCTGCGCGTGGTCGAGCGCATGCTGGAGCGCGCCGCGGAGGAGGGGTTCCACGTCGTGCTCGGACCGGTCAGCGCGACCCGGACCACCGACGTCGTCGTCTCCGAGCTGCTCGAGCAGCGCGTCGAGGCGCTCTGCTGCTACAACCCCGACCCCGAGTCGCTGGCGCTCCACCGCGCGCTCGAGACCATGCCCGTGGTGTGGCTCGGCGAGCGGTCGAGCGATCCGCGGGCCGACGTGGTCCGGACCGACGACGACACCGGGCTCCGGCTGCTCGTCGAGCACCTCGTCGCGCTCGGCCACACCGAGATCGCCTACGCCGGTGGCCTCGACGGGACAGTGGGCCCCGACCGAGCCGACACGTACCGCCGTGCGATGTCGTCCGCCGGGCGAGCCGACAGCATCGACGTGATCGAGGTGGGGTTCGGCGAGGAGGACGGCGCCGAGGCCGCGCGTCGGATCCTGCGCCGTGATCATCTGCCGACCGCCGTGATCGGCTCGAGCGACCAGTGCGGCGCCGGCGTGCGCGCGGTGCTGGCGCAGCACGGCGTCGAGGTGCCGGGCGACGTCTCGGTGACGGGCTACGACGACAGCGACGTCGCGAGCATCTCGTACAACTCGCTGACGTCAGTGAGGCAGGATGTGGAGCTCACCGTCGACGCCACCCTCTCGGCCGTGCTCCGTCGGCTCGGCGACCCGTCGCTCGCGCCCCGCGAGACGCCGACGCGCGCCACCCTCGTCGTCCGTTCCTCCACGGGCCCCGCCCGCTCATAG
- a CDS encoding TetR/AcrR family transcriptional regulator: MPVTATRDAIKTRQLLLEAARRRFAYDGYGATTVRDIATDAGVNVALINRYFESKEGLFEACLTRAVEDLDEPASRAGDGAGLSFDEAVADLVARVVDRPGGDQPLELLLLLRSSGDERADVVRRRTLRKYSEQLARIAGWAPGGSDDLVLRAQLVLSTIFGVVIVRASTGLDLQPLAGAGSDRLSGPLRDVVATLLRPRP, translated from the coding sequence ATGCCCGTCACCGCCACCCGCGACGCGATCAAGACGCGCCAGCTGCTGCTCGAGGCTGCTCGGCGACGGTTCGCGTACGACGGCTACGGCGCGACGACGGTCCGCGACATCGCTACCGACGCCGGGGTCAACGTCGCCCTCATCAACCGCTACTTCGAGTCGAAGGAGGGGCTCTTCGAGGCGTGCCTCACGCGCGCCGTCGAAGACCTCGACGAGCCCGCGTCTCGCGCAGGGGACGGCGCCGGGCTCTCGTTCGACGAGGCCGTCGCCGACCTCGTGGCGCGGGTCGTCGACAGGCCCGGTGGCGATCAGCCGCTCGAGCTCCTGCTGCTCCTGCGGTCGTCGGGAGATGAACGTGCCGACGTGGTGCGGCGCCGCACCCTGCGGAAGTACAGCGAGCAGCTCGCCCGCATCGCGGGGTGGGCGCCGGGCGGGTCGGACGACCTCGTGCTGCGCGCGCAGCTCGTGCTGTCGACGATCTTCGGCGTGGTGATCGTGCGGGCGTCCACCGGCCTCGATCTGCAACCCCTCGCGGGCGCAGGATCCGATCGCCTCTCGGGGCCGCTGCGCGACGTCGTGGCGACGCTCCTCCGCCCTCGTCCTTGA
- a CDS encoding TolB family protein → MADDNGGPWRTLSGGQLSQVWTAGVDGDEPTLVFESDRILVEAPNWSRDGRALYLNGNGRLWRLDLDDDAGRGTQTERDLVEIPHEGLPPINNDHVLSPDGESIFLSAGDRHIYRASLSGGPVTRVSPDDGRWHFLHGVSRDATRLAYVEITTFDEPGRLVVAPVPGARSTQGAGSEGSPARIDTGPGHIDGPEWSADDEWIYFNTERWATEPGHAQLARIRDGDGAADVERLVTSTTVDWFPHPSPSGEWATYISFPAGTLGHPADLDVVVHLVRTSDWSTPVASFPLLGGQGTINVNSWAPDSSRFAFVGYPVG, encoded by the coding sequence ATGGCAGACGACAATGGCGGTCCGTGGCGGACCCTCTCGGGCGGGCAGCTCTCCCAGGTGTGGACGGCAGGGGTCGACGGCGACGAGCCGACACTCGTGTTCGAGAGCGATCGGATCCTGGTCGAGGCACCGAACTGGTCGCGCGACGGCCGCGCGCTCTACCTCAACGGCAACGGGCGGCTGTGGCGGCTCGACCTCGACGACGACGCCGGTCGCGGCACGCAGACCGAGCGCGACCTCGTCGAGATCCCGCACGAGGGCCTCCCGCCGATCAACAACGACCACGTGCTCTCCCCCGACGGCGAGTCGATTTTCCTCTCGGCTGGCGACCGGCACATCTACCGCGCGTCGCTCAGCGGCGGCCCGGTCACCCGAGTCTCGCCCGACGACGGTCGCTGGCACTTCCTCCACGGCGTCTCGCGCGACGCCACCCGCCTCGCCTACGTCGAGATCACGACGTTCGACGAGCCCGGGCGTCTCGTCGTGGCGCCCGTGCCCGGCGCGAGGTCGACTCAGGGCGCAGGATCCGAGGGCTCGCCCGCACGAATCGACACCGGCCCGGGCCACATCGACGGCCCCGAGTGGAGCGCCGACGACGAGTGGATCTACTTCAACACCGAGCGCTGGGCGACCGAGCCCGGGCACGCGCAGCTCGCCCGCATCCGTGATGGCGACGGCGCCGCGGACGTCGAGCGCCTCGTGACGTCGACGACCGTCGACTGGTTCCCGCACCCGTCGCCGTCGGGCGAGTGGGCGACGTACATCTCGTTCCCGGCCGGAACGCTTGGCCACCCCGCCGACCTCGACGTCGTCGTGCACCTCGTGCGGACGAGTGACTGGTCGACTCCCGTGGCCTCGTTCCCGCTGCTCGGCGGACAGGGAACGATCAACGTCAACAGCTGGGCGCCCGACAGCTCTCGTTTCGCGTTTGTCGGCTACCCCGTGGGCTGA
- a CDS encoding Dabb family protein, producing the protein MIQHTVCFSLVHPHDSAAERGFLETAAATLAGIPGVSGFRIALQVSTQSDLEWQFAMDFDDQAAYDAYSAHPSHVAFVESRWVPEVARFTEFDFVPWGDER; encoded by the coding sequence ATGATCCAGCACACCGTCTGCTTCTCGCTCGTCCACCCGCACGACAGCGCGGCCGAACGCGGGTTCCTCGAGACCGCGGCGGCGACGCTCGCGGGCATCCCCGGCGTGTCCGGCTTCCGCATCGCCTTGCAGGTGTCGACGCAGAGCGACCTCGAGTGGCAGTTCGCGATGGACTTCGACGATCAGGCGGCGTACGACGCGTACTCCGCGCACCCGTCGCACGTCGCGTTCGTCGAGTCGCGGTGGGTGCCTGAGGTGGCGCGGTTCACCGAGTTCGACTTCGTGCCGTGGGGCGACGAGCGGTGA
- a CDS encoding heme-degrading domain-containing protein: MPILDSPDLPAMLVTLDEQEARLRFASFGHDDAYTVGSRLIDLARSRGLTISTSIWLGEQRVFQAALAGTSADNDGWMDRKCATVRRFDVSSLLIMKRMEAYGVDDPARARMVDPMAYAFNGGAVPLRIGPTQVGVMVASGVNDFVEHDLVVEVLDEHLAR, translated from the coding sequence GTGCCCATCCTCGACTCCCCCGACCTGCCCGCCATGCTGGTGACCCTCGACGAGCAGGAGGCGCGGCTCCGGTTCGCGAGCTTCGGTCACGACGACGCCTACACCGTCGGCAGCCGGCTCATCGACCTCGCGCGCTCGCGGGGTCTCACGATCTCGACGTCGATCTGGCTCGGCGAGCAGCGCGTCTTCCAAGCGGCTCTCGCCGGCACCTCGGCCGACAACGACGGGTGGATGGACCGCAAGTGCGCCACCGTGCGTCGGTTCGACGTGTCGTCGCTGCTCATCATGAAGCGGATGGAGGCGTACGGCGTCGACGACCCCGCCCGCGCGCGCATGGTCGATCCGATGGCGTATGCGTTCAACGGCGGCGCCGTGCCGCTGCGGATCGGGCCGACGCAGGTCGGCGTGATGGTGGCGTCGGGCGTGAACGACTTCGTCGAGCACGACCTCGTGGTCGAGGTGCTCGACGAGCACCTCGCGCGCTAG
- a CDS encoding alpha/beta hydrolase codes for MSGFTAGALPDVARRPAGEPRGTVLVVGGLDESSDDFALLTDLLVLAGFAVTVFGDVSVDPDSGLGGVRAALAEVSIAAPVTVVGSDFGAVLALTLLVAERRPIDAIVIGGLVTRLSRASTVPVADFEALGGVDRAGGGADPALDGAEAVPATVSVARIPAGFRLPQPAEVRVPVLVFHGDADDVTRVADAVSWASLLPFGSLRLVPGGDHRVLTGEARRTVAAAIVLFLERQRAGRPVLVDGFASTGVRAT; via the coding sequence GTGAGCGGATTCACGGCAGGAGCCCTGCCCGACGTCGCCAGGCGGCCGGCCGGCGAACCACGAGGAACGGTGCTCGTCGTGGGCGGCCTCGACGAGAGCTCTGACGACTTCGCGCTGCTCACGGACCTCCTGGTGCTCGCAGGATTCGCGGTGACGGTCTTCGGCGACGTGTCGGTCGACCCCGACTCGGGCCTCGGCGGCGTGCGGGCGGCCCTCGCCGAGGTGAGTATCGCCGCGCCCGTGACCGTGGTGGGGTCGGACTTCGGCGCCGTCCTGGCGCTCACGCTCCTCGTCGCGGAGCGGCGACCGATCGACGCCATCGTGATCGGAGGGCTCGTGACCCGGCTCTCGCGGGCGTCGACTGTGCCCGTGGCCGACTTCGAGGCGCTCGGCGGCGTCGACCGTGCGGGCGGGGGCGCCGACCCGGCGCTCGACGGCGCCGAAGCCGTGCCCGCGACCGTGTCGGTGGCGCGCATCCCCGCCGGCTTCCGCCTGCCGCAGCCCGCGGAGGTGCGGGTGCCGGTGCTCGTCTTCCACGGCGACGCGGACGACGTCACGCGGGTGGCCGATGCCGTGTCGTGGGCGTCGCTCCTGCCGTTCGGGTCGTTGCGGCTCGTGCCGGGCGGCGATCACCGGGTGCTGACCGGTGAGGCGCGGCGGACCGTCGCCGCCGCGATCGTGCTGTTCCTCGAGCGGCAGCGCGCCGGGCGGCCCGTGCTCGTCGACGGCTTCGCGTCGACCGGTGTCCGCGCGACGTAG
- a CDS encoding MFS transporter, with protein sequence MTQTVESPRTGSVPTAGLNKGPNTTLIVVYLALGGLAYAVLQSLVAPALSTIGKDLGASTSSVSWVITAYLLSASVLTPIFGRMGDMWGKRRTLIVVMSLLLVGTLVAALAPNLTVLIVARILQGAAGAVLPLSIGIVRDELPKERVSVVIGLLSGIFGIGAGIGIVAAGPIVQHLNYHWLFWLPLVLIVIGLAGIVFGMPESNVRKPGRLDLAGTAILSIGLVAVLLAVSEGETWGWGDVKTVGLLILGAVALVVFVVVELRVKEPLIDVRLFRVRGVWTAHVVALVFGFAMYGTFVLVPTLLQLPTFTGYGFGKDASQAGLFLLPTVLMMIVVSAAAGALVRRFGPKPPLVIGGLFIAAAFVLPALSHAHLWQIVVSGILTGAGIGFGLSAASNAIIESVPAAQTGEAISANTVVRTIGSSVGTAVIAALISSQTKVFALPTGKLALPADAAFQIGFWACAGVGALAIVAAIAAPGLRKRLAAAHAAGVDDVDEVMHA encoded by the coding sequence ATGACGCAGACAGTCGAGAGCCCCCGCACCGGCTCCGTGCCCACCGCAGGCCTGAACAAGGGCCCGAACACGACGCTCATCGTCGTCTACCTGGCGCTCGGCGGCCTCGCCTACGCCGTGCTGCAATCTCTCGTCGCCCCGGCGCTGTCGACGATCGGCAAAGACCTCGGCGCGTCGACCTCCAGCGTCAGCTGGGTCATCACGGCCTACCTGCTCTCGGCCTCCGTGCTCACGCCGATCTTCGGCCGCATGGGCGACATGTGGGGCAAGCGCAGGACTCTCATCGTCGTCATGAGCCTGCTCCTCGTCGGCACCCTCGTCGCCGCCCTCGCGCCGAACCTCACCGTGCTGATCGTCGCGCGCATCCTGCAGGGTGCCGCGGGCGCCGTGCTGCCGCTGTCGATCGGCATCGTGCGCGACGAGCTGCCGAAGGAGCGCGTGAGCGTCGTCATCGGCCTCCTCTCGGGCATCTTCGGCATCGGCGCCGGCATCGGCATCGTCGCCGCCGGCCCGATCGTGCAGCACCTCAACTACCACTGGCTGTTCTGGCTGCCGCTCGTGCTGATCGTGATCGGCCTCGCCGGCATCGTCTTCGGCATGCCCGAGTCGAACGTCCGCAAGCCGGGTCGCCTCGACCTCGCGGGCACGGCGATCCTGTCGATCGGGCTCGTGGCCGTGCTGCTCGCCGTAAGCGAGGGCGAGACCTGGGGCTGGGGAGACGTCAAGACGGTCGGCCTTCTGATCCTGGGTGCCGTCGCTCTCGTGGTATTCGTCGTCGTCGAGCTGCGCGTCAAGGAGCCGCTGATCGACGTGAGGCTCTTCCGGGTGCGCGGGGTATGGACGGCGCACGTCGTCGCGCTCGTGTTCGGCTTCGCGATGTACGGCACGTTCGTGCTCGTGCCGACGCTGCTGCAGCTGCCGACCTTCACGGGCTACGGGTTCGGGAAGGACGCCTCGCAGGCGGGTCTGTTCCTGCTGCCGACGGTGCTCATGATGATCGTGGTCTCGGCCGCCGCCGGAGCCCTCGTGCGCCGCTTCGGACCGAAGCCGCCGCTCGTCATCGGCGGGCTCTTCATCGCCGCCGCGTTCGTGCTGCCCGCGCTGTCGCACGCGCACCTCTGGCAGATCGTCGTCTCGGGAATCCTCACCGGCGCCGGAATCGGCTTCGGCCTCTCGGCGGCGTCGAACGCGATCATCGAGAGCGTTCCCGCGGCGCAGACCGGCGAGGCGATCAGCGCCAACACGGTGGTCCGCACCATCGGGTCGAGCGTCGGCACGGCCGTCATCGCCGCACTGATCTCGTCGCAGACGAAGGTGTTCGCGCTGCCGACCGGGAAGCTCGCGCTGCCGGCCGACGCGGCGTTCCAGATCGGGTTCTGGGCGTGCGCCGGAGTCGGTGCGCTGGCGATCGTCGCGGCGATCGCGGCGCCGGGGCTGCGGAAGCGGCTCGCCGCGGCGCACGCCGCCGGGGTCGACGACGTCGACGAGGTGATGCACGCGTAG
- a CDS encoding cytochrome P450: MQAFATRHEVDTDVDISSVAFWSQTFDERDRAFARLRADAPVSWHEPLETPGYPKAMHGEEGFWALTTVADIRAVSRAPEQFSSAVGQVALRPAPFRIQRNMLVMDPPDHEVYRRIVSKAFTTRSVAALTRRIERRAKQVVARAALADEFDFVPAISAQLPLRTIADLLGLPETVHDEFVVAADAYVGAAFPGVLAPGDTFEAFHDRQVAWLRDLVVAFAAFRRREPGDDLMTALVSARVDGRPLGDDAILSTVLLLIVAGDDTTKQATTLAVLALHEQPEQLAWLVGDFESRIEAALDELLRWASPVLTFARTATVDTVIGGRSIAAGDKVGLFYCSGNRDARVFDEPQTLRLDRPRAQHVAFGGGGVHFCLGSAVARAELTAVLREVVRRMPRITLGEPVFRGGEFVHAVESLPARVR; this comes from the coding sequence ATGCAGGCCTTCGCCACGCGCCACGAGGTCGACACCGACGTCGACATCTCGAGCGTGGCGTTCTGGTCGCAGACGTTCGACGAGCGCGACCGGGCGTTCGCACGCCTTCGCGCCGACGCTCCGGTGTCGTGGCATGAGCCGCTCGAGACGCCCGGCTACCCGAAGGCGATGCACGGCGAAGAGGGGTTCTGGGCGCTGACGACCGTCGCCGACATCCGGGCGGTGAGCCGTGCCCCCGAGCAGTTCTCGAGCGCGGTGGGGCAGGTCGCGCTGCGCCCGGCGCCGTTCCGGATCCAGCGCAACATGCTCGTCATGGACCCTCCCGACCACGAGGTGTACCGCCGAATCGTGTCGAAGGCGTTCACGACCCGCAGCGTCGCGGCGCTCACCCGGCGCATCGAGCGCCGCGCCAAGCAGGTGGTTGCGAGGGCGGCCCTCGCCGACGAGTTCGACTTCGTGCCAGCGATATCGGCGCAGCTGCCGCTCCGGACGATCGCCGACCTGCTCGGCCTGCCCGAGACGGTGCACGACGAGTTCGTCGTCGCGGCCGACGCGTACGTCGGTGCTGCGTTCCCGGGCGTGCTCGCGCCGGGCGACACCTTCGAGGCGTTCCACGACCGGCAGGTGGCGTGGCTGCGAGATCTGGTGGTCGCCTTCGCAGCTTTCCGCCGTCGAGAGCCCGGCGACGACCTCATGACGGCGCTGGTCTCGGCTCGGGTCGACGGGCGGCCGCTCGGCGATGACGCGATCCTGTCGACTGTTCTGCTGCTGATCGTCGCCGGAGACGACACGACCAAGCAGGCCACCACGCTCGCCGTCCTCGCGCTGCACGAGCAACCGGAACAGCTCGCCTGGCTGGTCGGCGATTTCGAGAGCAGGATCGAGGCCGCGCTCGACGAGCTCCTGCGCTGGGCCTCGCCCGTTCTCACGTTCGCCCGCACCGCGACCGTCGACACCGTGATCGGCGGCCGCTCGATCGCCGCCGGAGACAAGGTCGGACTCTTCTACTGCTCGGGCAACCGCGACGCCCGCGTCTTCGACGAGCCGCAGACGCTGCGACTCGACCGGCCGCGCGCCCAGCACGTCGCCTTCGGCGGAGGAGGCGTGCACTTCTGCCTCGGGAGCGCCGTCGCGCGGGCCGAGCTCACCGCGGTGCTCCGCGAGGTGGTGCGCAGGATGCCGCGAATCACCCTCGGCGAGCCGGTCTTCCGCGGCGGCGAGTTCGTCCACGCGGTGGAGTCGCTGCCCGCGCGCGTCCGCTGA
- a CDS encoding Gfo/Idh/MocA family protein has translation MGRRAVTGFIFPQAAPTPLRGMPALRWGVVGAGGIAGDFIDAMHAHTDQRAVAVASRSPEKGARFAAAHGVDRVVETVEQLAMSPDIDVVYVATPHTAHRAGALAAIAGGKSVLIEKPMATSEAEAQEIADAAREACVFAMEAMWTVFRPDFAAVSALLDERVLGDVVLADASVAWRQDLGADSRMTNPALGGGAILDMGVYAYWFAQYATGRATSVSAKGRILPNGVDLDAVTALTGASGALATASTSLRTTADGRASISGTAGSLRFVDNFVFPARFAVTVAEGAGAGTHEWSDPAMLLGRQGLAYEAAGVAALVAAGAVEAPRHTLDDAVALARTSDAVRAALSVVAA, from the coding sequence GTGGGGCGACGAGCGGTGACCGGCTTCATCTTCCCGCAGGCGGCCCCGACCCCGCTGCGCGGCATGCCGGCCCTGCGCTGGGGCGTCGTCGGCGCCGGCGGCATCGCGGGCGACTTCATCGATGCCATGCACGCCCACACCGACCAGCGCGCGGTCGCGGTGGCGTCTCGCTCGCCCGAGAAGGGCGCCCGGTTCGCGGCAGCCCACGGCGTCGACCGCGTCGTCGAGACCGTCGAGCAGCTGGCGATGTCGCCCGACATCGACGTGGTCTACGTCGCCACCCCGCACACGGCTCACCGCGCCGGAGCCCTCGCGGCCATCGCCGGCGGCAAGTCGGTGCTCATCGAGAAGCCGATGGCCACGAGCGAGGCCGAGGCGCAGGAGATCGCCGACGCCGCCCGCGAGGCCTGCGTCTTCGCGATGGAGGCGATGTGGACCGTCTTCCGCCCCGACTTCGCCGCCGTCTCGGCGCTTCTTGACGAGCGTGTGCTCGGCGACGTGGTCCTGGCCGACGCGTCGGTGGCGTGGCGGCAAGACCTCGGCGCCGACTCCCGGATGACGAACCCGGCCCTCGGCGGAGGAGCGATCCTCGACATGGGTGTCTACGCCTACTGGTTCGCGCAGTACGCGACCGGGCGGGCGACCTCCGTCTCGGCTAAGGGTCGGATCCTGCCGAACGGGGTCGACCTCGACGCGGTCACCGCGCTCACGGGGGCCTCGGGCGCTCTGGCCACGGCCTCCACCAGCCTCCGCACGACGGCTGACGGCCGCGCGTCGATCAGCGGCACCGCGGGGTCGCTGCGGTTCGTCGACAACTTCGTGTTCCCGGCTCGGTTCGCCGTCACGGTGGCCGAGGGCGCAGGAGCCGGCACCCACGAGTGGTCCGACCCCGCGATGCTCCTCGGCCGCCAGGGTCTCGCGTACGAGGCGGCCGGGGTCGCGGCCCTCGTCGCCGCGGGCGCTGTCGAGGCGCCCCGGCACACCCTCGACGACGCCGTCGCGCTCGCGCGCACCTCCGACGCGGTGCGGGCGGCCCTCAGCGTCGTCGCTGCATGA